The following proteins are co-located in the Haloplanus sp. HW8-1 genome:
- a CDS encoding acetate--CoA ligase family protein: MGELSALFAPDRVAVVGATERQGSVGRALVENLAEFDGEVVPVNPNCETVCGLSTVDGVGEAGADLAVVAVPASAVLDVVREAAEAGIRNVVVISAGFGEAGGEGVARERDLTTLADEYDLNVVGPNCLGVISTPVGLNATFAPRMAPTGAVSFLSQSGAFVTAVLDWAADHGVGFKDVVSLGNKAILDESDFVDTWGDDEETDVIVGYLEAIEDGRRFVDVAREVTRETPVVVVKSGRTEAGAQAASSHTGAMAGRDRAYEAGLREAGVVRTDTVQDLFDAARVLAGQPVPETDGVAVVTNAGGPGVMATDAVGEVPLSLAEFENVTLDRLRDCLPEGANVYNPVDVIGDADSDRMCTALDAVLADDAVGAAVVIAAPTATLDYDDLAADVADLQASHGLPVTTCLMGGERARRAEDVLEGAGIPNYFDPARAVGSLGTLSRYREIREREPATPTTYDVDREAARAVLERARDRGTTRLGVEAMPLLDAYGIPTPAGEVVDSPVEALDVAERIDGPVVMKIVSPDILHKSDIGGVKVGVSQEAVYDAFEDLVTRARNYQPDATILGVQVQEMVEMDAGVETIAGTNRDPQFGPLVLFGLGGVFVEVMEDTALRLAPLAESTAREMLDEIDAAPLLSGARGRDPVDKAAVAETLGRLSQLVTDFPAILELDVNPLVANPDGVQAVDLRLTVDPDSL, translated from the coding sequence ATGGGAGAGCTATCCGCGCTGTTCGCGCCGGACCGCGTCGCCGTCGTCGGAGCGACGGAACGGCAGGGGTCCGTCGGTCGTGCACTCGTCGAGAACCTCGCCGAGTTCGACGGCGAGGTGGTTCCCGTCAACCCGAACTGCGAGACGGTTTGCGGCCTGTCGACGGTCGACGGCGTCGGCGAGGCGGGTGCCGATCTGGCCGTGGTGGCGGTGCCGGCGTCGGCAGTACTCGACGTCGTCCGCGAGGCCGCGGAGGCGGGCATCCGAAACGTGGTCGTCATCTCGGCGGGGTTCGGCGAGGCCGGGGGCGAGGGCGTCGCCCGCGAACGCGACCTGACTACCCTCGCCGACGAGTACGACCTGAACGTCGTCGGGCCGAACTGCCTCGGGGTCATCAGCACGCCGGTGGGGCTGAACGCCACGTTCGCGCCACGGATGGCTCCCACGGGGGCGGTGTCCTTTCTGAGTCAGTCGGGGGCGTTCGTCACGGCCGTCCTCGACTGGGCGGCGGACCACGGCGTCGGCTTCAAGGACGTGGTGTCGCTCGGTAACAAGGCCATCCTCGACGAATCGGATTTCGTCGACACGTGGGGCGACGACGAGGAGACGGACGTGATCGTCGGCTATCTCGAAGCCATCGAGGACGGGCGTCGGTTCGTCGACGTGGCCCGGGAGGTGACCCGCGAGACACCCGTCGTTGTCGTGAAGTCCGGGCGGACGGAGGCGGGGGCACAGGCCGCCTCCTCACACACCGGGGCGATGGCCGGCCGCGATCGCGCCTACGAGGCCGGCCTCCGGGAGGCGGGCGTCGTCCGTACCGACACCGTTCAGGACCTCTTCGACGCCGCGCGCGTCCTCGCGGGCCAACCAGTCCCCGAGACCGATGGTGTCGCCGTCGTCACGAACGCAGGTGGCCCGGGCGTGATGGCGACCGATGCCGTCGGCGAGGTGCCCCTGTCGCTCGCGGAGTTCGAAAACGTGACGCTGGACCGCCTCCGCGACTGCCTGCCCGAGGGGGCGAACGTCTACAACCCGGTTGACGTCATCGGCGACGCCGACAGCGATCGGATGTGTACGGCTCTCGATGCCGTCCTCGCGGACGACGCCGTGGGTGCGGCGGTGGTCATCGCCGCCCCCACCGCGACCCTCGATTACGACGATCTGGCCGCCGACGTGGCCGACCTCCAGGCCAGCCACGGCCTGCCCGTGACGACGTGTCTGATGGGGGGCGAGCGCGCGCGACGGGCCGAGGACGTCCTCGAAGGGGCGGGCATCCCGAACTACTTCGACCCCGCGCGGGCGGTCGGGAGTCTCGGGACGCTGTCGCGATACCGCGAGATCCGCGAGCGGGAACCGGCAACCCCGACGACCTACGACGTGGATCGAGAGGCCGCCCGCGCGGTACTCGAACGGGCACGTGACCGCGGGACGACCCGCCTCGGCGTCGAGGCCATGCCGCTGCTCGACGCCTACGGCATCCCGACGCCCGCTGGCGAGGTCGTCGACTCCCCGGTCGAGGCGCTCGACGTCGCCGAGAGGATCGACGGCCCGGTCGTTATGAAGATCGTCAGCCCGGACATCCTCCACAAATCCGATATCGGCGGCGTCAAGGTCGGCGTCTCTCAGGAGGCAGTGTACGACGCCTTCGAGGATCTGGTCACCCGGGCGCGCAACTACCAGCCCGATGCGACGATCCTCGGCGTACAGGTCCAAGAGATGGTCGAGATGGACGCGGGCGTCGAGACCATCGCGGGCACGAACCGCGATCCGCAGTTCGGACCGCTGGTGCTTTTCGGCCTCGGGGGCGTCTTCGTCGAGGTGATGGAGGACACCGCGCTCCGACTCGCGCCGCTCGCCGAGTCGACGGCCCGCGAGATGCTCGACGAGATCGACGCCGCCCCGTTGCTGTCCGGCGCACGGGGGCGCGATCCGGTGGACAAGGCGGCCGTCGCCGAGACGCTCGGCCGCCTCTCACAACTCGTCACCGACTTCCCGGCCATCCTCGAACTCGACGTGAACCCGCTGGTGGCCAATCCCGATGGCGTACAGGCCGTCGACCTCAGACTGACCGTCGATCCAGACTCGCTATGA
- a CDS encoding ZIP family metal transporter gives MALLGNLIFVFLAGLVTALATGLGAIPFFLVDDVSDRWNVVLWGLASGIMVSASVFGLVFEGLSAADSPLEIVPGLIAGVVLVVVAHEVIEGYEVSPKTYEEADFRKLLLILGVLTVHSFPEGVAVGVSFADLGLEQAAGTTLGLFGFAVPLLAVFMTVAISIHNVPEGVAISIPLRTLGVSEWKMVWWAVFSSLPQPIGAVIAFLFVRVAREFLPVGFGFAAGAMVYLVVTEFVPEALDIGEGLPGGGRRELLFGVVTGVLAMLPLLFV, from the coding sequence ATGGCGCTGCTCGGGAACCTGATCTTCGTCTTCCTCGCGGGGTTGGTGACGGCACTAGCGACGGGGCTGGGAGCGATCCCGTTTTTCCTCGTCGACGACGTGAGCGATCGCTGGAACGTAGTACTGTGGGGGCTGGCCTCGGGGATCATGGTCTCGGCGTCGGTGTTCGGCCTGGTGTTCGAGGGCCTGTCGGCCGCCGACTCGCCGCTGGAAATCGTTCCCGGGTTGATCGCGGGCGTGGTACTCGTCGTCGTCGCCCACGAAGTGATCGAGGGGTACGAAGTGAGTCCGAAGACGTACGAGGAGGCCGACTTCCGGAAACTGCTGCTCATCCTCGGAGTGCTGACCGTCCATAGCTTCCCGGAGGGTGTCGCCGTCGGCGTCTCCTTCGCCGATCTGGGGCTGGAGCAAGCCGCCGGAACGACGCTTGGCCTGTTCGGCTTCGCCGTCCCGTTGCTCGCCGTGTTCATGACCGTCGCCATCTCGATCCACAACGTACCGGAGGGCGTGGCGATATCGATCCCCCTCCGGACACTCGGCGTCTCCGAGTGGAAGATGGTCTGGTGGGCGGTCTTCTCCAGTCTCCCTCAGCCGATCGGTGCGGTGATCGCCTTCCTGTTCGTCCGCGTCGCCCGGGAGTTCCTCCCGGTCGGGTTCGGCTTCGCGGCCGGGGCGATGGTCTACCTCGTCGTCACCGAGTTCGTCCCGGAGGCCCTCGATATCGGTGAGGGTCTGCCCGGCGGTGGGCGCCGCGAACTCCTGTTTGGCGTCGTGACCGGCGTCCTCGCGATGCTGCCGCTCCTGTTCGTTTAG
- a CDS encoding DUF7544 domain-containing protein — protein sequence MPSWYAIAALSDARDATESLLRPVDRGRWLRLALIALFVGVGGGLPSGGGNASLPSGNGMPSETPSFQPPDVGSVVAVVVAILAVIVAIALLWGLVGAVMEFVLVRGLRDREVSIREPFREEFRPGLRLFGFRIVVSVLTLLTIALPVLLVIVGGVGLSPILLVLLVPLLVLFVAVGIATSVVLGLTTDFVVPTMLTEDRGVLDAWRRLWPTLRTKWKQVALYVVAKFVLGIVVSLAVSIVVLLVAVAVAIPFAVVGGLLFLGLNAAGAGHAAWFVLVPLAALFVLAMIVLGLLVQVPALTFVRYYSLSVLGMLVPELDLVGVERPDGDDGPEDGDGTDGDDGPEDGDGTDGDDGPEDGDGTDGSGPTTAVRGTGVPAAYPSSS from the coding sequence ATGCCCTCCTGGTACGCCATCGCCGCCCTGTCGGACGCCCGTGACGCGACCGAATCCCTCCTCCGTCCCGTGGATCGTGGCCGCTGGCTGCGCCTCGCGCTGATCGCCCTTTTCGTCGGCGTCGGCGGCGGCCTCCCGTCCGGCGGCGGGAACGCCAGCCTCCCCTCCGGGAACGGAATGCCCTCCGAGACGCCCTCGTTCCAGCCCCCGGACGTGGGATCGGTTGTGGCCGTCGTCGTCGCCATCCTCGCCGTGATCGTCGCGATCGCGCTCCTGTGGGGTCTCGTCGGCGCCGTGATGGAGTTCGTCCTCGTGCGGGGACTGCGCGACCGCGAGGTGTCGATCCGGGAGCCCTTCCGCGAGGAGTTCCGGCCCGGCCTACGGCTGTTCGGGTTCCGGATCGTCGTCTCCGTCCTCACGCTCCTGACCATCGCCCTGCCCGTCCTCCTCGTGATCGTTGGCGGGGTCGGTCTCTCACCGATCCTGCTGGTGTTGCTGGTGCCGTTGCTCGTGCTCTTCGTCGCCGTCGGGATCGCCACGAGCGTCGTCCTCGGTCTGACGACCGACTTCGTGGTGCCGACGATGCTGACCGAAGACCGGGGTGTTCTCGACGCGTGGCGGCGGCTCTGGCCGACGCTGCGGACGAAATGGAAGCAGGTCGCCCTCTACGTGGTCGCGAAGTTCGTCCTCGGGATCGTTGTGAGTCTCGCCGTGAGCATCGTCGTCCTCCTCGTGGCCGTCGCCGTCGCGATCCCGTTCGCGGTCGTCGGCGGACTGCTGTTCCTGGGTCTGAACGCGGCGGGGGCGGGCCACGCCGCCTGGTTCGTGCTCGTGCCGCTGGCGGCGCTGTTCGTCCTCGCGATGATCGTGCTCGGACTGCTCGTGCAGGTGCCCGCACTCACGTTCGTTCGCTACTACTCGCTGTCCGTCCTCGGCATGTTGGTCCCCGAACTCGATTTGGTCGGCGTCGAACGGCCGGACGGTGACGACGGACCCGAAGACGGCGACGGGACTGACGGTGACGACGGACCCGAAGACGGCGACGGGACTGACGGTGACGACGGACCCGAAGACGGCGACGGGACTGACGGCAGTGGCCCGACGACGGCGGTTCGCGGGACCGGCGTCCCGGCCGCCTATCCGTCCTCTTCCTGA
- a CDS encoding phosphotransacetylase family protein, whose translation MNTVLVTATGESTGKTAVAIALGRHAQDRGLSVGYMKPKGTRLQSQVGKTLDRDPMLARELLGTDDEMHEMEPIVYSPTFVRSAMEGRERPEELRERVREGFDTVAEGRDLMLVEGGGRLTTGGVVDLTDVDVAELLDAEVVLVADYATPPDIDETLAATRRLGDRLAGVLFNRVSDAVYDEVENLVAPFLEEKGIPVLGVLPREAELAGVSVGDLADELGAEVLTDVPTDGVVERFLVGAMSGEEALRFFRRTKDAAVVTGGDRTDIHTAALEAPGIKCLVLTGGRRPPSTVLGTAAEKGVPILLCSTDTLTTLDRAEEVVHSGRTRDERTVEVMGNLLTDHADVGALLGSTTE comes from the coding sequence ATGAACACCGTACTCGTCACCGCGACCGGAGAGAGCACAGGCAAGACGGCCGTCGCCATCGCGCTCGGCCGCCACGCACAGGATCGGGGCCTGAGCGTCGGTTACATGAAACCGAAGGGGACGCGCCTCCAGAGCCAGGTCGGCAAAACGCTCGACCGCGATCCGATGCTGGCGCGCGAACTACTCGGCACCGACGACGAGATGCACGAGATGGAACCGATCGTCTACTCACCGACGTTCGTCCGGAGCGCGATGGAGGGGCGAGAGCGCCCCGAGGAACTCCGCGAGCGCGTCCGTGAAGGGTTCGACACAGTCGCCGAGGGGCGGGACCTGATGCTGGTCGAGGGCGGCGGTCGGTTGACCACCGGCGGCGTCGTCGACCTCACCGACGTCGACGTGGCCGAGTTGCTCGACGCCGAGGTCGTGCTGGTCGCCGACTACGCGACGCCGCCAGACATCGACGAGACGCTGGCGGCCACCCGCCGACTCGGTGATCGGCTCGCGGGCGTCCTGTTCAACCGCGTCTCCGACGCCGTCTACGACGAGGTAGAGAACCTCGTCGCGCCGTTTCTGGAGGAGAAGGGTATCCCCGTCCTGGGGGTGCTGCCCCGCGAAGCGGAACTCGCGGGGGTGAGCGTCGGCGACCTGGCGGACGAACTCGGCGCCGAGGTGCTCACAGACGTCCCCACCGACGGCGTCGTCGAGCGGTTCCTCGTCGGGGCGATGAGCGGCGAGGAGGCGCTTCGCTTCTTCCGCCGGACGAAAGACGCCGCGGTCGTCACGGGCGGCGACCGTACCGACATCCACACCGCCGCGCTCGAAGCGCCGGGCATCAAGTGTCTGGTGCTCACCGGTGGTCGACGCCCCCCGTCGACCGTCCTCGGCACCGCCGCGGAGAAGGGCGTTCCCATCCTGCTTTGCTCGACCGACACCCTCACGACGCTCGACCGCGCCGAGGAAGTCGTCCACAGCGGCCGCACCCGCGACGAGCGCACGGTCGAGGTGATGGGGAATCTGTTGACCGATCACGCCGACGTCGGCGCGCTGCTCGGATCGACGACGGAGTAG
- a CDS encoding DUF917 domain-containing protein, with protein MRELTSEHIESIATGAAVLGTGGGGDPHVGKLMAKQAIEKNGPVTLLDPEEVPDDALVVPSAMMGAPTVMLEKLPRGTEPVEAFEALERYVGQEAYATMSIEAGGLNSTIPLGVAATLDVPIVDADGMGRAFPEIPQTTLTLGGIDATPMSMADEKGNSLFLETVDNAWTETFSRSISVDMGGSAMIAIYSHTGAETKAHAIHGSLSLAEEIGRTIRTVDERAAAPIEVLAREFDGHHLFSGKVTDVKRRTTEGFAQGTATIEGLDAFDGHELTLEFQNEFLIAETEDEILATAPDLISIIEKETGQPVTTEELKYGYRVDVLGLECADPWRTAAGIELGGPAFFGYETEYVPIEQRAATSDIIHTPS; from the coding sequence ATGCGCGAACTGACCAGCGAGCATATCGAATCCATCGCCACGGGCGCGGCCGTTCTCGGCACCGGTGGCGGTGGGGATCCACACGTGGGTAAACTGATGGCCAAGCAGGCGATCGAGAAGAACGGGCCAGTAACGCTGCTCGATCCCGAAGAGGTCCCCGACGATGCGCTCGTCGTTCCCTCGGCGATGATGGGCGCACCGACGGTGATGCTCGAGAAACTACCGCGCGGGACGGAACCGGTCGAGGCCTTCGAAGCGCTCGAGCGATACGTCGGACAGGAGGCGTACGCGACGATGAGTATCGAAGCCGGCGGGCTGAACTCGACGATCCCCCTCGGCGTCGCCGCGACACTCGACGTACCGATCGTCGACGCCGACGGAATGGGCCGCGCGTTTCCGGAGATTCCCCAGACGACGCTCACCCTCGGCGGGATCGACGCGACGCCGATGTCGATGGCGGACGAAAAGGGAAACTCGCTGTTCTTAGAGACCGTCGACAACGCCTGGACGGAGACGTTCTCCCGGTCGATCAGCGTCGACATGGGTGGCTCCGCGATGATCGCCATCTACAGTCACACCGGCGCGGAGACCAAAGCGCACGCGATCCACGGAAGCCTCTCGCTCGCCGAGGAGATCGGTCGGACGATCCGAACCGTCGACGAACGCGCGGCCGCCCCGATCGAGGTGTTGGCCCGGGAGTTCGACGGTCATCACCTGTTCTCCGGCAAGGTGACCGACGTCAAGCGACGAACGACCGAAGGCTTCGCGCAGGGGACGGCGACGATCGAGGGACTCGACGCGTTCGACGGCCACGAACTCACCCTCGAGTTCCAGAACGAATTTCTGATCGCCGAAACCGAAGACGAAATACTGGCGACTGCACCGGACCTCATCTCCATCATCGAGAAGGAGACCGGTCAGCCCGTGACGACGGAGGAACTGAAATACGGATACCGGGTCGACGTTCTCGGTCTCGAATGTGCCGACCCGTGGCGAACGGCAGCGGGCATCGAACTCGGTGGCCCCGCCTTTTTCGGATACGAGACCGAGTACGTTCCCATCGAGCAGCGGGCGGCAACCAGCGACATCATCCACACCCCATCATGA
- a CDS encoding aminopeptidase P family protein has protein sequence MTPFERRTRRVQSRLAAPGTDADTLALSPGQDLYYLSGVDRDPSDRLLLFVVPERGDPTFVVPALEAPSVREATWIDDVRTWADETGPDPVLDPVLDDLSPSRVLLADRMWAAVSLDLRERLPAASFGLASEVLGPLRRRKDDRELDHLRAAAEAADAAMADVRALGADAVGRTEAELAAFVEERLDAHGGTGVAFDTIVAAGPNGADPHHATGDREIRPGDPVVLDFGTRVAGYPSDQTRTVVFAGDPPPAFETVHDVVREATAAGVAAVDPGVRTGAVDRAARSVIEAAGYGDRFVHRTGHGVGLDVHEAPDIVAGGEVELEPGMVFSVEPGIYLPDRFGVRIEDLVVVTDDGVDRLNRTDRGWRC, from the coding sequence ATGACGCCGTTCGAACGCCGGACTCGGCGGGTCCAGTCGCGACTGGCCGCTCCCGGTACCGACGCCGACACACTCGCCCTCTCCCCCGGGCAGGACCTCTACTACCTGAGTGGGGTCGACCGCGACCCCAGCGACCGCCTTCTCCTCTTCGTGGTGCCCGAACGGGGCGATCCGACGTTCGTGGTGCCGGCCCTCGAGGCCCCGTCGGTCCGCGAGGCCACGTGGATCGACGACGTGCGCACGTGGGCCGACGAGACGGGTCCCGATCCGGTCCTCGATCCGGTCCTCGACGACCTGTCGCCGTCTCGCGTCCTCCTCGCGGACCGGATGTGGGCCGCCGTCTCGCTCGACCTCAGGGAGCGCCTCCCGGCGGCGTCGTTCGGCCTCGCGAGCGAGGTACTCGGCCCGCTCCGGCGACGGAAGGACGACCGGGAACTCGACCACCTGCGTGCGGCCGCCGAGGCGGCGGACGCGGCGATGGCGGACGTCCGCGCCCTGGGCGCCGACGCCGTGGGCCGGACGGAGGCGGAACTCGCGGCGTTCGTCGAGGAGCGACTGGACGCCCACGGCGGGACGGGCGTCGCCTTCGACACCATCGTCGCCGCGGGGCCGAACGGCGCCGATCCGCACCACGCGACCGGCGACCGCGAGATCCGCCCCGGCGATCCGGTCGTTCTCGACTTCGGGACGCGGGTGGCGGGCTACCCGAGCGATCAGACCCGGACGGTCGTCTTCGCCGGCGATCCACCGCCGGCATTCGAGACCGTCCACGACGTCGTTCGAGAGGCGACGGCGGCCGGGGTTGCGGCGGTCGATCCCGGCGTCCGCACGGGAGCGGTCGATCGTGCGGCGCGGTCGGTGATCGAGGCGGCGGGGTACGGCGATCGGTTCGTCCACCGGACGGGTCACGGCGTCGGCCTCGACGTTCACGAGGCGCCCGACATCGTCGCCGGCGGCGAGGTGGAACTCGAACCGGGGATGGTCTTCAGCGTCGAACCCGGGATCTACCTCCCGGATCGCTTCGGCGTCCGGATCGAGGATCTCGTGGTGGTCACCGACGACGGCGTCGACCGCCTGAATCGGACGGATCGCGGCTGGCGGTGCTGA
- a CDS encoding universal stress protein, translating to MSDRILVPIDSSPLSMKALRDALTNHSDAEIHVIYVVDPPDPTFPPWEEPSLGEGARDRWENLTAELFDDAQDVAAEHGVELTTAMLVGKPARKIVEYAEEHGVTRIVMGSHGRSGVSRILLGSVAEGVIRQSPVSVTVVRED from the coding sequence ATGTCAGATAGGATTCTGGTTCCCATCGACTCGTCGCCGCTGTCGATGAAGGCGCTTCGGGATGCGCTGACCAACCACAGCGACGCGGAGATCCACGTGATCTACGTGGTCGACCCGCCGGATCCGACGTTCCCGCCGTGGGAGGAGCCATCCCTCGGGGAGGGCGCACGTGACCGCTGGGAGAACTTGACGGCGGAACTGTTCGACGACGCGCAGGACGTCGCCGCGGAGCACGGCGTCGAACTGACCACCGCGATGCTGGTCGGCAAGCCCGCGCGGAAAATCGTCGAGTACGCCGAGGAACACGGGGTAACCCGGATCGTCATGGGGAGCCACGGGCGGTCGGGTGTCTCCCGGATACTGCTCGGCAGCGTCGCCGAGGGGGTGATCCGCCAGTCGCCCGTCTCGGTCACCGTCGTCCGGGAGGACTGA
- a CDS encoding hydantoinase/oxoprolinase family protein, with translation MSYRIGIDVGGTNTDAVVLDESDRLIAKTKTPTTEDVTGGIVTALEEVLGDEFDRTAVESVMLGTTHCTNAVTERRNLNQVGVIRVGAPATLAIRPLLEWPDDLVGAIGGHTTIVEGGHEFDGEPITDLDETAVREFCREKADVVDSVAVTSVFSPVRDDHERRVAELVREELGEEIPVSLSSEIGSVGLLERENATVLNAALTGVIREASTAFRTAMDRHDLDAQFYFGQNDGTLMGVDYAERYPIFTVACGPANSIRGAAYLSGLRDGIIIDVGGTTTDVGALSDGFPRESAVAVEIGGVKTNFRMPDLISIGLGGGSIVREEDGDVSVGPDSVGYELESEARCFGGSVTTATDVAIELGRASFGTTDPELRDELVAAVSDDIVERVERTIDEMKTSAGDVPVAVVGGGSILLPTELTGASEVDKPDHYDVANAIGAAIAQVSGHVDRVFSLDDQPREEALAEAKRLARQDAVEAGADPDTVEIVDLEEVPLSYLPGNAVRLRVQAAGDLRVEGEET, from the coding sequence ATGAGCTACAGAATCGGTATCGACGTCGGCGGCACGAACACCGACGCCGTCGTCCTCGACGAATCGGATCGTCTCATCGCGAAAACGAAAACGCCGACCACGGAGGACGTCACCGGGGGCATCGTCACCGCGTTGGAGGAGGTACTCGGCGACGAGTTCGACAGGACCGCCGTCGAGTCCGTGATGTTGGGTACGACCCACTGTACGAACGCCGTCACGGAACGACGGAACCTGAATCAGGTCGGGGTCATTCGAGTCGGGGCCCCTGCGACGCTAGCGATCCGGCCGCTATTGGAGTGGCCCGACGACCTCGTGGGCGCGATCGGCGGACACACCACCATCGTCGAGGGTGGCCACGAGTTCGACGGCGAACCGATCACCGACCTCGACGAGACCGCGGTGCGTGAGTTCTGTCGTGAGAAGGCCGACGTCGTGGACAGCGTGGCCGTCACCTCGGTCTTTTCTCCGGTTCGGGACGATCACGAACGGCGTGTCGCCGAACTCGTTCGGGAGGAACTCGGAGAAGAGATCCCGGTGTCGCTGTCGAGCGAGATCGGGAGCGTCGGACTCCTCGAACGCGAGAACGCGACCGTCCTCAACGCCGCACTGACGGGGGTCATTCGGGAAGCCAGTACGGCGTTCCGGACCGCCATGGACCGGCACGACCTCGACGCCCAGTTCTACTTCGGCCAGAACGACGGGACGCTGATGGGCGTCGACTACGCCGAACGGTATCCGATCTTCACCGTCGCCTGTGGACCGGCAAACAGCATCCGGGGGGCCGCGTACCTCTCGGGACTCCGGGACGGAATCATCATCGACGTGGGCGGCACGACCACCGACGTCGGCGCGCTCTCCGACGGCTTCCCCCGTGAGAGTGCCGTCGCGGTCGAGATCGGCGGGGTCAAGACCAACTTCCGCATGCCCGACCTGATCTCGATCGGACTGGGTGGCGGAAGCATCGTTCGCGAGGAGGACGGCGACGTCAGCGTCGGTCCGGACAGCGTCGGCTACGAACTCGAATCGGAGGCGCGCTGTTTCGGCGGTTCGGTGACGACGGCTACCGACGTCGCGATCGAGTTGGGTCGGGCCTCGTTCGGAACCACCGACCCCGAACTGCGTGACGAACTCGTCGCGGCCGTGAGCGACGACATCGTCGAACGCGTGGAGCGAACGATCGACGAGATGAAAACCAGTGCCGGCGACGTCCCCGTCGCCGTGGTCGGCGGCGGAAGCATCCTGCTTCCGACCGAGCTGACAGGGGCCTCGGAGGTCGACAAACCCGATCACTACGACGTGGCCAACGCCATCGGTGCGGCGATCGCTCAGGTCTCCGGGCACGTAGACCGGGTCTTCTCGCTGGACGATCAACCCCGCGAGGAGGCGCTGGCGGAGGCAAAGCGCCTCGCTCGGCAGGACGCCGTCGAGGCGGGGGCCGATCCGGACACCGTCGAGATCGTCGATCTCGAAGAGGTTCCCCTCTCCTATCTTCCCGGCAACGCCGTTCGACTGCGGGTGCAGGCCGCCGGCGACCTCCGCGTCGAAGGGGAGGAAACGTAG
- a CDS encoding DUF917 domain-containing protein, translated as MREVTTEDMENLSVGAAVLGTGGGGDPHVGKLMAQQAIEEYGPVTMLDPEEVPDDALVIPSAMMGAPTVILEKLPEGREAIRSLERLAEEFDREVFATMPIECGGMNSTIPFTVAARTDLPLVDADGMGRAFPELHHETWNVYGVDGTPAVISDEQGDVSLFETGSNRVLESFARAVTIEMGGASFLCDYPMSGTQVKETSIPNTISLGMEIGAAIRDPPEGDPIRALQRVTADSNYGRAIELFEGKIVDVQRRTEGGFAVGHVDMDGLNEDDGSRLRIEIQNENLIARLDGDVIATVPDLIVVLERETGRPVTTEALRYGYRVRVFGIPTPEIMRTSDALDVWGPGYFGYDVEYTELERRYPDFYREHGVPAEKRHLLSE; from the coding sequence ATGCGCGAAGTGACGACCGAGGATATGGAGAACCTGTCGGTCGGGGCGGCCGTCCTCGGAACCGGCGGCGGTGGGGATCCACACGTGGGCAAACTGATGGCCCAACAGGCCATCGAGGAGTACGGCCCGGTGACGATGCTCGATCCCGAGGAGGTACCCGACGACGCCCTCGTGATCCCGTCGGCGATGATGGGTGCGCCGACGGTCATCCTCGAAAAACTCCCCGAGGGCAGGGAGGCGATCCGGTCGCTCGAACGACTCGCCGAGGAGTTCGACCGCGAGGTGTTCGCGACGATGCCGATCGAGTGTGGCGGCATGAACTCCACGATCCCGTTCACCGTCGCCGCCCGGACCGATCTCCCCCTCGTCGACGCCGACGGGATGGGCCGTGCGTTCCCGGAACTCCACCACGAGACCTGGAACGTCTACGGTGTCGACGGTACGCCGGCCGTCATCTCCGACGAACAGGGCGACGTGTCCCTGTTCGAAACCGGGAGTAATCGTGTCCTGGAGAGTTTCGCCCGGGCGGTGACGATCGAGATGGGCGGGGCCTCGTTCCTCTGTGACTACCCCATGTCGGGGACACAAGTCAAGGAGACGAGCATTCCGAACACGATCAGCCTCGGCATGGAGATCGGCGCCGCGATCCGTGATCCACCGGAGGGAGATCCGATCCGGGCACTCCAGCGGGTGACCGCCGACTCGAACTACGGACGGGCCATCGAACTGTTCGAGGGAAAGATCGTCGACGTACAGCGCCGGACCGAGGGCGGGTTCGCGGTCGGTCACGTCGACATGGACGGCCTGAACGAGGACGACGGAAGCCGACTCCGGATCGAGATCCAAAACGAAAACCTGATCGCTCGTCTCGACGGCGACGTCATCGCGACCGTTCCCGACCTGATCGTCGTCCTCGAACGCGAAACCGGGCGGCCGGTGACGACCGAAGCCCTTCGCTACGGATACCGAGTCAGAGTGTTCGGCATCCCGACGCCGGAGATCATGCGGACGTCCGACGCACTGGACGTCTGGGGGCCGGGATACTTCGGCTACGACGTCGAGTACACCGAACTCGAGCGACGGTATCCCGACTTCTACCGCGAACACGGCGTCCCGGCAGAGAAGCGCCACCTCCTGTCCGAGTAG
- a CDS encoding DUF7545 family protein, translating to MVDTETYTIEGPDGDVDELELPAGLVDTLAEQGEDSTTVVAEIALLSFVQRSHAIVHHADGEVPADLEAINEKAEELFEERFGMTFEEATGHSH from the coding sequence ATGGTCGACACCGAGACCTACACCATCGAGGGGCCGGACGGCGACGTCGACGAACTGGAACTCCCCGCGGGGCTGGTCGATACGCTGGCCGAGCAAGGCGAGGACTCGACGACCGTGGTCGCCGAGATCGCGCTGCTCTCCTTTGTCCAGCGCTCCCACGCCATCGTCCACCACGCCGACGGTGAGGTGCCGGCGGACCTCGAGGCCATCAACGAGAAGGCCGAGGAACTGTTCGAGGAGCGCTTCGGAATGACCTTCGAGGAAGCGACGGGCCACAGCCACTAA